GGGCGTCGAAGGTCCAGTAGGCGAACTGCCCGGTCGGGGCGAAGGCCGGGATGATCACCGAGGTCACCAGCAGGTAGCCGGCCGCGCCTGCCCCGATGAGCAGGTAGCCAGTGCGTCGCGGTCGCTGCAGCGCCCGCAGCAGCCCGAGCATCACCAGCACCGCGCCCATGTCCTCGCGCACCAGCAGCAACAGCCCGGCCGAGATCAGCAGCGTGCGGTCATTCCGGCGGTCCAGGGCGTCGATGGCCACCGCCAGGATCGGCACCCCCCAGGCGACCTCGTGAAAATCGAAGTCGACCATCGCCTGGATCGCCCAGCCGAAGGAGTAGGCCACCGCGACGACCAGCGCCCCGCCCCGCGACATCCGGCGCAAGGCGAAGGAGTAGACCACCGGAACCGAGGCGGCGATCAGCGCCACCTGCAGCAGCAGCAGGACGTTCGGGCTGTCCCAGATCCAGTACAGCGGCGCGGCCAGGGCGATGATCGGGTGGAAGTGGTCGGCCAGGATGTTGTAGTCGGCGCCCTTGAGCGGCACCTCTGGCGCCTGGAAGCGGGCGTAGTCGCGCACCGCCTGGTCGAAGATCCCCAGGTCATAGCCGGCGGTCAGGTACGTGGCCTGCCGGGTCAGCGCGTATCCGCTGTAGGCCACGAACAGCACTGCGGTCAGCAGCGTGACCGGCCAGTGCGTGGCCAGCCGGGATCGCGCCGACCGGGCCGCCTCAGCGAGTGAGGTCACCGCCGCCGCCGGGTCTGCGTCCACACCTGGCGCACCGCGTACCAGGTCAGCCACAGCAGCAGCAGGTTGCGCAGCGCCAGGTCCAGTGTCACCAGCCACATATTCGAATGGGTCTTGAGCAGCGCGTTGTAGCCGACCGGAAAGACCAGCTGGGTGGCCACCGCGGTGACCAGCAGCACCCGGGCGAAGGTGCGCACCGCCGGGTTGGCCGGCGACCGGACAGCCAGCGCGGCCGCCGGCCCGCCCAGCCACAGCAGGTACTGCGGGCTCAGGGTCTTGTTGGTGACCGTGACGATCAGCGTGGTCGCCAGGAAGATCCAGCCCAGCGTCTCAGCCGAGGGCGCCGCGGCCGAGAGCGCCCGCCACCAGAGCGTCATCAGCAACAGCCCGCCCAGCACCGTCAGCACGTTGGTCAGCTGGCTGGCCAGGTGCACGCCGGGGCCGAAGATCTCGAAGGCCTTGTACGGCGACAGCCGCACGTCCCAGGTGCCGACCGGGTCCACCATCCTGGCCAGCATCAGGGGGGTGGCGGCGACCGACTCGATCTGCAGGCCGCGAGCGGACTGCCAGCGCAGCGGCGACAGGGTCCGGCTGAGGCCGCCGAGCGCCAGGGCCAGGCCGCCGATCAGCACCGCCGTGCCGAAGAAGCCGGCCAGCACCTGCCGCCGGTCTCCTCGCCGGATCAGGAAGGTCGGCAGCATCACCACCGGCCACAGCTTCAGGGCGGCGCCGAACGCGGTCAGCGCGCCGGCCACCGCGGGCCGGCGGATCGCGGCCAGCACCGCGCCGCCGGCCAGCACGGCGGGCACCAGGTCGAAGCGGAAGTAGGCCAGCGGCCCGATCGCCGGAACGAACCACAGCCACAGGTTGGTCGCGTCACCGCGCCGCCGGCCGTCACCGCGCCACAGGAAACCGGTGAACACCGCGTCCACGGCCAGCATGGACAGCGCGAACAGGATGCTGAAGGCGACCTGATTGAGAAATCCCAGCAGGAACTGGGGAAGGATCACCAGGAACACCGGCAGCGGGTACTCCTGCAGGGTGTCGCGCAGGCCACCGCCCTGGAAAAGCTGGTGCAGGCTGCGCGCGTAGTACTTCACGTCGCCGGTGACGTCGCTCTCGTGCCCGAACACCAGGATCGCCATCGTCATCGCGCGCGAGAGCATCCACCGCATCGCGATCGCGCGCCGACCCTGCGCGACGATGGCCTCGGGCAGCTCGAGCTGGCGTAGCGGCCGGCGCCGGACCACGCTGGAACTGGTCATCGCCTGGCCCCTCTGTGTCGTGCTCGGCAGGTGTCACCGGCTGCTGCCTTGGCAGTATCGCCGATGCAGCTGAGTGCGACTCTCAGGCGTTCGGGTTGTACGGGCCGACCTCGACCCCTCGGTCCCTGAGCCAGGCGGCTGGATCGAGGTGGACGCCGGTGGGGCTGCCTCTGGTGATCTCGAAATGCAGGTGCGGGCCGGTGGAGTGGCCGTTGGACCCGATGTCGGCGATGTGATGGCCGGCCCGGACGTGCTGGCCTACCGTGACGTAGACCTGGTACATGTGGCCGTAGATGCTGTAGTCACCGTTGGAGTGCCTGATCGCCACCCACATCCCGTAGCCGGCAGCCGGGCCGGCTTCGGCCACCACGCCGTCGCCCACCGCCACGATCGGTGAGCCGTTCGGGCCGGCCAGGTCGATGCCGTTGTGCATCCTGCCCCAGCGCATGCAGAAACAGGAGGACTGCCCGCCGGCGCTGGGCCGCACCCAACGGCTGATGGCGGGCTTGACGGGTTTGGGAGCGGGCTTCACCACGGCGGCCCGGCGTGCCGGGGCTTTGGAAGCGGCGCTGCCTGCCCTCGGCAGCGTCCGGGCGGAGCGGGAGACCCGGCTGTCGGCGGCCAGCCTGGCCGCGGTCGCCGTGGTGGCGTCAGAGGCCTCGGGGACGCTGGTGTCGGGCACGCTCGCGGCGGCCAGGGCGCCACCGACGCCGAGGGCCCCGCCGGCGGCCAGGATGCTGTGGTCGGTCTCGGAGCTGGCCGCCTGGGCGGCCTGCGTTGCGGTGGGCCCGGGGCTCAGCATGTGCGGGAGGTTGGCGCCGCTCCACACCGCGAGCACTGCCACCGCGGCCGGCACTGCCGGAGAGCGCCGCCACAGAGGCGCCCGGTCAGGCGGCGTCTGGCGGGTGAGCCCGGCCTGGTGGTGGGCGGGGCGGTGATGGGCGGCGCGGTGGGGGACCGTGCGGGCGAGCGCGGAGCCGCCCAGGCCGGTGCGCAGCAGGCGGGCCACGGGCTGGCGCGGCGTCACCTGCCGGGCATGCCGCGGACCGGTCCTGACTGGTGGTTCTGCGGAGGTCAGCGGTGCGGTCGAGCGGGGCGCGCTGTGCCGTCCCACTGAGCTTCTCCCGCGCCTTTCAGTCGTTCTGCCTAGTGTGCGCACGAATGCGCATACGCATATGTCATCCCACAGTCGAAGTGGTGTGCACGCGACGTGATGTTAAGGGGATGCGAACGACCGTAACCTACCGCTCCTGCCCCTAGCAACTCAGCCGGCAGGCACCGGCGAGCCGTCCGCGGGTTGGGGCGCCCGCTCGGGCGCCAACCCTGCCTCGGTGGTCAGGGCGGCTGCCACGGCGTGCGCCACCGTGCTGTTCACCAACAGCGACAGGTGCCCCACCCCGTGCACCTGCAGCGCGGTGACGAGCAGATCCGGGTGCTCCAGCCGGGCGCTGCGGTTGGGCACCACCACCTCGTCCCGGTCGGAGTAGATCGCCACGAACCTGGTGCTGCAGCGTGCCGGGCCGGCGAGCTCACGCATCAGCTCGCTGTTGGGCCGCAGCTGCCGGCCGACCAGCAGGGGGGCGATCCGCGCCAGCTGGCTGCCGGCGTGCGGCGAGCCGAGGGTGACCAGGGTGCTGACCCGGGCGTCACCAGCCAGGCATTGCACGTAGTAACGGGCGATGATGCCGCCGAGGGAGTGCCCGACCAGGAACACCTGCTCATAGCCGGACTGCTGGCAGACCCGCTCCACGTGCCGGGCCAGGTCCGCGGCCGCCTTGCGGACATCGGAGGTCAGCGGCGAGTAGTTGACGGTGACGATCCTGCCGAACCCGCGCCTGCGCAGGGTCCGCCGCAAGATGGTGAAGGCCGAGCGGTTGTCGCCGATGCCGTGCACCAGCAGCACCGGACGCCCGGAGGCGGTGATGTCGGCCAGGATCAGGCCCCGGGTGAGCGGCGACAGGGTGTCGATCCGGTAGCGGGAGTCCTCCATCGCGGCCTGCTCGGCCAGCAGCCCCACTGGGTAGGTCAGCGCGTGCGCGGCCATCCAGACCAGCTCCTGGCCGGCGGCCAACGCGCCGTTGGCCAGGGTCACCGGAGTCCGCCGGAGCAGCGCAGGGCTCCGCGACACCCAACCCCGGACCGACATCGGCATAATCCTGCTCTGGAGGCAACCCGCTCTGAAAAAGACCGCTCTCAAGGCACACTGAGTACTGGTTGTTAACGAGTCTTACACAACGTTCGAGTCGTCGCGATGAGAGTTGCGAGAAGAAATGTCCGGCGTGGCGCTGGCCGTGCGGTGGTGGGCATACCCTCCGTAAGGGTTGGCCGCGGGAAGCCACGCTCAGAAGAGGGGCGCGCGAGAAAGAGCGCGCGCGAAGAGGTCGCACGGAAGAACGCGAAGAGGTCGTAAGAAGAAGCGGTGCAGGGGCGCGGACGAGATCAGGAGTGGGACATGGGTGAGCGGATCCGGGTAGTCGTGGCCAAGCCAGGCCTGGACGGACACGACCGAGGCGCCAAAGTGGTGGCCCGGGCGTTGCGCGACGCCGGTATGGAGGTCATTTACACCGGTCTGCACCAGACGCCGGAGCAGATCGTGGAGACGGTGATCCAGGAAGACGCCGACTGCGTCGGGTTGTCGGTGCTCTCCGGCGCGCACATGACGCTGTTCCGCCGGCTGACCGAGCTGCTGGCCGAGCGCGAGGTCACCGACGTAGTGGTCTTCGGCGGCGGCATCATCCCCGAAGCCGACCTGCCCGAGCTGGACCGGCTCGGGGTGGCGAAGGTGTTCACTCCGGGCGCGACCATGGAGGAGATCGTCAACTGGGTCCGCGAGAACGTCGGCGCCGGCGTCGGGTAGTTGGCGAAGATCACGTCCGCGACGTTAGGGGCGCTCCGGCTGACGGTCTAGCCTGGCTAAGGCGCCGGAACCGGGCCCGCACGTCGAAGAGGACGGAAAAGATCTCGTGGATCTGTTCGAGTACCAGGCGAAGCAGCTGTTCGCCGCGCACGGTGTGCCGGTCGGTCTGGGTGAGACCGCTGACACCCCTGAGCAGGCCCGTGAGGTAGCCGAGCGAATCGGCGGCGTGGTGGTGGTCAAGGCCCAGGTCAAGACCGGTGGCCGCGGCAAGGCCGGCGGCGTGAAGCTGGCCAAGACCCCGGATGAGGCCGAAGAGGCTGCCCGGGCGATTCTCGGCATGGACATCAAGGGCCACACCGTGCACCGGGTGCTGATCGACCCCGGCGCGCAGATCGAAGCCGAGTACTACTTCTCCTTCCTGCTCGACCGGTCCAACCGCACCTTCCTGGCGATGGCCTCGGCCGAGGGCGGCATGGACATCGAGGAGCTGGCCGTCGAGCGGCCCGAGGCGCTGGCCCGGGTGCCGATCGACGCGATGGTCGGAGTCGACCAGGCCAAGGCCACCGAGATCCTGACCCAGGCGAACTTTCCGGCCGAGGTGATCGATTCCACCGCCGACACCGTGGTGAAGCTCTGGCAGACCTTCGTGGCCCGGGACGCGACGCTGGTGGAGATCAACCCGTTGGCCCTGGTGAAGGCTGCCTCTGGCGAGCGCGAGGTGGTGGCGCTGGACGGCAAGGTCTCCCTCGACGAGAACGCCGACTTCAGGCAGGCCGGCAACGCCGACCTCGAGGACGTCACGGCCGCCGACCCGCTGGAGGCCAAGGCCAAGGAGAAGGGCCTCAACTACGTCAAGCTCGACGGCGAGGTCGGCATCATCGGCAACGGCGCCGGCCTGGTGATGTCCACCCTGGACGTGGTGGCCTATGCGGGCGAGTCGCACGGCGGCGTCAAGCCCGCCAACTTCCTCGACATCGGCGGCGGCGCGTCGGCCGAGGTGATGGCCAACGGGCTGGAGATCATCCTGGGCGACCAGGCGGTCCGGTCGGTGTTCGTCAACGTCTTCGGCGGCATCACCTCCTGCGACGCGGTCGCCAACGGCATCGTGGCGGCGCTGGGCATGCTGGGCGGCTCGGCGACCAAGCCGCTGGTCGTCCGGCTGGACGGCAACAACGTGGAGGAGGGCCGGCGGATCCTGGCCCAGGCCGCCCACCCGCTGGTCACGCTGGCAGACACCATGGACGACGGCGCTGACAAGGCCGCCCAGCTCGCACACAGTGCCAAGTAGAGGAGCCTGAGTCATGGCCATCTTTCTCACCGCGGATTCCAAGGTCATCGTCCAGGGCATGAC
This is a stretch of genomic DNA from Jatrophihabitans sp.. It encodes these proteins:
- a CDS encoding glycosyltransferase family 87 protein, which translates into the protein MTSSSVVRRRPLRQLELPEAIVAQGRRAIAMRWMLSRAMTMAILVFGHESDVTGDVKYYARSLHQLFQGGGLRDTLQEYPLPVFLVILPQFLLGFLNQVAFSILFALSMLAVDAVFTGFLWRGDGRRRGDATNLWLWFVPAIGPLAYFRFDLVPAVLAGGAVLAAIRRPAVAGALTAFGAALKLWPVVMLPTFLIRRGDRRQVLAGFFGTAVLIGGLALALGGLSRTLSPLRWQSARGLQIESVAATPLMLARMVDPVGTWDVRLSPYKAFEIFGPGVHLASQLTNVLTVLGGLLLMTLWWRALSAAAPSAETLGWIFLATTLIVTVTNKTLSPQYLLWLGGPAAALAVRSPANPAVRTFARVLLVTAVATQLVFPVGYNALLKTHSNMWLVTLDLALRNLLLLWLTWYAVRQVWTQTRRRR
- the sucC gene encoding ADP-forming succinate--CoA ligase subunit beta, with product MDLFEYQAKQLFAAHGVPVGLGETADTPEQAREVAERIGGVVVVKAQVKTGGRGKAGGVKLAKTPDEAEEAARAILGMDIKGHTVHRVLIDPGAQIEAEYYFSFLLDRSNRTFLAMASAEGGMDIEELAVERPEALARVPIDAMVGVDQAKATEILTQANFPAEVIDSTADTVVKLWQTFVARDATLVEINPLALVKAASGEREVVALDGKVSLDENADFRQAGNADLEDVTAADPLEAKAKEKGLNYVKLDGEVGIIGNGAGLVMSTLDVVAYAGESHGGVKPANFLDIGGGASAEVMANGLEIILGDQAVRSVFVNVFGGITSCDAVANGIVAALGMLGGSATKPLVVRLDGNNVEEGRRILAQAAHPLVTLADTMDDGADKAAQLAHSAK
- a CDS encoding cobalamin B12-binding domain-containing protein → MGERIRVVVAKPGLDGHDRGAKVVARALRDAGMEVIYTGLHQTPEQIVETVIQEDADCVGLSVLSGAHMTLFRRLTELLAEREVTDVVVFGGGIIPEADLPELDRLGVAKVFTPGATMEEIVNWVRENVGAGVG
- a CDS encoding alpha/beta fold hydrolase; this translates as MSVRGWVSRSPALLRRTPVTLANGALAAGQELVWMAAHALTYPVGLLAEQAAMEDSRYRIDTLSPLTRGLILADITASGRPVLLVHGIGDNRSAFTILRRTLRRRGFGRIVTVNYSPLTSDVRKAAADLARHVERVCQQSGYEQVFLVGHSLGGIIARYYVQCLAGDARVSTLVTLGSPHAGSQLARIAPLLVGRQLRPNSELMRELAGPARCSTRFVAIYSDRDEVVVPNRSARLEHPDLLVTALQVHGVGHLSLLVNSTVAHAVAAALTTEAGLAPERAPQPADGSPVPAG
- a CDS encoding DUF2079 domain-containing protein; translated protein: MADLVRGAPGVDADPAAAVTSLAEAARSARSRLATHWPVTLLTAVLFVAYSGYALTRQATYLTAGYDLGIFDQAVRDYARFQAPEVPLKGADYNILADHFHPIIALAAPLYWIWDSPNVLLLLQVALIAASVPVVYSFALRRMSRGGALVVAVAYSFGWAIQAMVDFDFHEVAWGVPILAVAIDALDRRNDRTLLISAGLLLLVREDMGAVLVMLGLLRALQRPRRTGYLLIGAGAAGYLLVTSVIIPAFAPTGQFAYWTFDALGEDLPHALLNIVIHPVRTLELLFTPAVKAQTLAYFFLPLALLPLRSRYSLIAAPLLAQRFFNSRDHLWTTHFHYNALPWLVLVLAMVDGGARLGIWSRPRLNRLMLAWLLVVPIYLSTVANITAPVVRRMLIGSAWRMDDHLRAQQAAVRQVPRSVCVSVDDRLATHLTNSNRVTLPGIPTPRTDFVVLDMSQEQVGFPLDSPQKVLADSRAAGFTQVFAQGDLLVLRSPDYTGPSSLCRP
- a CDS encoding M23 family metallopeptidase; amino-acid sequence: MTPRQPVARLLRTGLGGSALARTVPHRAAHHRPAHHQAGLTRQTPPDRAPLWRRSPAVPAAVAVLAVWSGANLPHMLSPGPTATQAAQAASSETDHSILAAGGALGVGGALAAASVPDTSVPEASDATTATAARLAADSRVSRSARTLPRAGSAASKAPARRAAVVKPAPKPVKPAISRWVRPSAGGQSSCFCMRWGRMHNGIDLAGPNGSPIVAVGDGVVAEAGPAAGYGMWVAIRHSNGDYSIYGHMYQVYVTVGQHVRAGHHIADIGSNGHSTGPHLHFEITRGSPTGVHLDPAAWLRDRGVEVGPYNPNA